Proteins from one Salvelinus sp. IW2-2015 linkage group LG9, ASM291031v2, whole genome shotgun sequence genomic window:
- the LOC111968819 gene encoding hydroxymethylglutaryl-CoA lyase, mitochondrial isoform X1, translating to MAAVMRFVNRSTFGSRMGHQCLFFSCSAAVAKSVQVGASAGKALPERVKIVEVGPRDGLQNEKTLVPTEVKIHLIDMLSEAGLPVIEATSFVSPKWVPQMADQVEVMKGINRRPGVSYPVLTPNLKGFQAAVKAGAAEVAIFGAASELFSKKNINCSVDESLQRFEEVTKAAKEAGVRVRGYVSCVLGCPYEGQVSPDKVAQVAKRLYSMGCYEISLCDTIGVGTPGGMTKMLEAVSREVPVDXLAVHCHDTYGQALANILIALQMGISVVDSSVAGLGGCPYAQGASGNVATEDVVYMLHGLGIQTGVDLPKLMDAGAFICSSLNRKTSSKVAQATCKL from the exons ATGGCGGCTGTCATGAGATTTGTCAACCGAAGCACCTTTGGTTCTAGAATGGGTCATCAATGTTTATTCTTCAGTTGTTCAGCAGCAGTGGCGAAATCA GTTCAGGTTGGTGCATCTGCTGGGAAGGCTCTCCCAGAGAGGGTAAAGATAGTGGAGGTTGGACCCAGAGATGGTCTTCAGAATGAAAAG ACTCTTGTCCCTACTGAAGTTAAGATTCACCTGATTGACATGCTCTCAGAGGCGGGTCTTCCTGTCATTGAAGCCACAAGCTTTGTCTCTCCAAAATGGGTCCCACAG ATGGCCGACCAGGTAGAGGTGATGAAGGGGATCAACAGACGGCCTGGTGTGTCCTATCCCGTACTGACCCCCAACCTCAAGGGCTTCCAGGCAGCT GTGAAGGCAGGAGCAGCAGAGGTGGCCATATTTGGGGCAGCCTCTGAGCTGTTTAGTAAGAAGAACATCAACTGCTCTGTGGATGAGAGCCTGCAGCGCTTTGAGGAGGTCACCAAAGCAGCCAAAGAGGCCGGTGTGCGAGTCAGAGG GTATGTGTCATGTGTGCTGGGATGCCCATATGAGGGCCAGGTGTCACCAGACAAAGTGGCTCAG GTAGCCAAGCGTCTGTATTCCATGGGTTGCTATGAGATCTCTCTGTGCGACACCATAGGTGTGGGCACACCGGGCGGCATGACTAAGATGCTGGAGGCAGTGAGCAGGGAGGTGCCTGTTGACRCCTTGGCAGTCCACTGCCATGACACCTATGGTCAGGCTCTGGCCAACATCCTTATCGCCCTGCAG ATGGGCATCAGTGTTGTGGACTCGTCCGTGGCTGGCCTGGGCGGGTGTCCATATGCACAAGGGGCTTCTGGGAATGTGGCCACAGAGGATGTGGTGTACATGCTGCATGGACTCGGCATTCAGACA gGAGTGGACCTGCCCAAGCTGATGGATGCTGGAGCGTTCATCTGTAGTTCCCTGAACAGAAAGACTAGCTCTAAAGTGGCCCAGGCAACCTGCAAACTCTGA
- the gale gene encoding UDP-glucose 4-epimerase, translating into MAQKVLVTGGGGYIGSHCVVELIDAGFCPVVIDNFSNAVRGEGDVPESLRRIEKILNTSIEFHELDLLDRPGLEKLFKQHSFSAVMHFAGLKAVGESVDQPLRYYQVNLTATMNLLEVMQTHGVRNLVFSSSATVYGDPQRLPIDEQHPVGGCTNPYGKTKYFIEEMIMDQCKAEKDWNAVLLRYFNPIGAHSSGLIGEDPQGIPNNLLPYVAQVAIGRRKHLNVFGNDYDTIDGTGVRDYIHVVDLAKGHIAALKKLKDNCGCKVYNLGTGTGYSVLQMVKAMEKASGIKIMYLISPRRGGDVASCYADPXLAEKELGWKADFNLERMCKDLWRWQSKNPTGFTNNGPSS; encoded by the exons ATGGCACAGAAGGTCCTGGTGACTGGGGGAGGAGGCTACATCGGCAGCCACTGTGTGGTGGAACTGATTGACGCAGGATTCTGCCCTGTGGTCATAGATAACTTCAGCAATGCTGTCCGAG gagaaggagatgtcCCTGAGAGCCTGCGGAGGATAGAGAAGATCCTGAACACCAGCATTGAGTTCCATGAGCTGGACCTGCTGGACCGCCCAGGCTTGGAGAAGCTTTTCAAACAG CATTCATTCAGTGCTGTAATGCATTTTGCTGGTCTGAAAGCGGTGGGTGAGTCAGTTGATCAGCCATTGAGGTACTATCAGGTTAACCTCACTGCAACCATGAACTTGCTTGAG GTGATGCAGACTCATGGCGTGCGCAATCTGGTCTTCAGCAGCTCAGCCACAGTGTATGGAGACCCCCAGCGGCTTCCCATAGATGAACAGCACCCTGTTGGGGGGTGCACCAACCCCTAYGGCAAGACCAAGTACTTCATagaggagatgattatggaccaGTGTAAGGCAGAGAAG GACTGGAACGCGGTGCTGCTGCGGTATTTCAACCCTATTGGGGCTCACTCCTCTGGGCTCATCGGAGAAGACCCTCAGGGCATCCCCAACAACCTGCTGCCCTATGTCGCCCAG GTTGCCATTGGGAGAAGAAAACACCTCAATGTGTTTGGGAATGACTACGACACTATTGATGGAACAG GGGTGCGAGATTACATCCATGTTGTGGATTTGGCCAAAGGACACATAGCTGCTCTCAAGAAACTGAAGGACAATTGTGGATGCAAA GTGTATAACTTAGGAACAGGAACAGGTTACTCTGTGCTCCAGATGGTAAAGGCTATGGAGAAGGCCTCAGGGATAAAG ATCATGTACCTGATTTCCCCCCGACGAGGAGGAGATGTAGCGTCCTGCTATGCTGACCCCTRTCTGGCTGAGAAAGAGCTGGGCTGGAAAGCTGACTTCAACCTGGAGAGAATGT GTAAGGACCTGTGGCGCTGGCAGTCCAAAAACCCAACTGGATTCACCAATAACGGCCCGTCTTCATGA
- the LOC111968819 gene encoding hydroxymethylglutaryl-CoA lyase, mitochondrial isoform X2, with protein MAAVMRFVNRSTFGSRMGHQCLFFSCSAAVAKSVQVGASAGKALPERVKIVEVGPRDGLQNEKTLVPTEVKIHLIDMLSEAGLPVIEATSFVSPKWVPQMADQVEVMKGINRRPGVSYPVLTPNLKGFQAAVKAGAAEVAIFGAASELFSKKNINCSVDESLQRFEEVTKAAKEAGVRVRGYVSCVLGCPYEGQVSPDKVAQVAKRLYSMGCYEISLCDTIGVGTPGGMTKMLEAVSREVPVDXLAVHCHDTYGQALANILIALQVLHNGHQCCGLVRGWPGRVSICTRGFWECGHRGCGVHAAWTRHSDRSGPAQADGCWSVHL; from the exons ATGGCGGCTGTCATGAGATTTGTCAACCGAAGCACCTTTGGTTCTAGAATGGGTCATCAATGTTTATTCTTCAGTTGTTCAGCAGCAGTGGCGAAATCA GTTCAGGTTGGTGCATCTGCTGGGAAGGCTCTCCCAGAGAGGGTAAAGATAGTGGAGGTTGGACCCAGAGATGGTCTTCAGAATGAAAAG ACTCTTGTCCCTACTGAAGTTAAGATTCACCTGATTGACATGCTCTCAGAGGCGGGTCTTCCTGTCATTGAAGCCACAAGCTTTGTCTCTCCAAAATGGGTCCCACAG ATGGCCGACCAGGTAGAGGTGATGAAGGGGATCAACAGACGGCCTGGTGTGTCCTATCCCGTACTGACCCCCAACCTCAAGGGCTTCCAGGCAGCT GTGAAGGCAGGAGCAGCAGAGGTGGCCATATTTGGGGCAGCCTCTGAGCTGTTTAGTAAGAAGAACATCAACTGCTCTGTGGATGAGAGCCTGCAGCGCTTTGAGGAGGTCACCAAAGCAGCCAAAGAGGCCGGTGTGCGAGTCAGAGG GTATGTGTCATGTGTGCTGGGATGCCCATATGAGGGCCAGGTGTCACCAGACAAAGTGGCTCAG GTAGCCAAGCGTCTGTATTCCATGGGTTGCTATGAGATCTCTCTGTGCGACACCATAGGTGTGGGCACACCGGGCGGCATGACTAAGATGCTGGAGGCAGTGAGCAGGGAGGTGCCTGTTGACRCCTTGGCAGTCCACTGCCATGACACCTATGGTCAGGCTCTGGCCAACATCCTTATCGCCCTGCAGGTACTGCACA ATGGGCATCAGTGTTGTGGACTCGTCCGTGGCTGGCCTGGGCGGGTGTCCATATGCACAAGGGGCTTCTGGGAATGTGGCCACAGAGGATGTGGTGTACATGCTGCATGGACTCGGCATTCAGACA gGAGTGGACCTGCCCAAGCTGATGGATGCTGGAGCGTTCATCTGTAG
- the zbtb8a gene encoding zinc finger and BTB domain-containing protein 8A gives MAMVTEMGAYRATGEPNHLQAQRWYHTDITADHQSYLLKQLDNQRRQELFCDCNVLVEGQLFKAHRNVLFGSSGYFRMLLSHGADDNAEPVSTSFEVFSPDTFTVILDFIYSGQLDLSSHNVIEVMSAASYLQMNNVISYCKDFIKSSLEISAKEDDVRYLSLSENSYPQGGREDNAIDHQAATSISPPSALWTHDSSRPQSSRYLVKELDLDAAVLKQDLSSPPPSQQHSPEVEVLPDAEEPQFARPRAERRRKGAGKRKPYCMRSSTDEALAIQEARSQTAQKADELYATLPTIVGVVGLFNKDPNPSMRFKCPFCTHTVKRKADLKRHLRCHTGERPYPCQACNKRFTRLEHLRSHFETIHQARKLVCRKCKRQVTEQSGRVVCEGLRRYRMCTECIQETGCEDLPIDGLEGASEEPTLLLGVDGEEEDGDTQRSWLVTDDDDLAEDSGADLIIQEVEDSDEELQ, from the exons atggcaatGGTGACAGAGATGGGGGCATATCGGGCAACGGGCGAACCAAATCACCT ACAGGCCCAGCGGTGGTACCATACGGACATCACAGCCGATCACCAGAGCTATCTGCTGAAGCAGTTGGATAATCAGAGGCGTCAGGAGCTGTTCTGTGACTGCAACGTTCTGGTGGAGGGCCAGCTTTTCAAGGCCCACCGCAATGTCCTTTTCGGCAGCAGCGGCTACTTCCGTATGCTGCTTTCCCATGGGGCCGATGACAACGCAGAGCCGGTCAGCACCTCCTTCGAGGTCTTTAGCCCCGACACGTTCACCGTCATCCTGGACTTCATCTACTCTGGACAGCTGGACCTCTCCAGCCACAATGTGATCGAGGTGATGTCCGCTGCCAGCTACCTGCAGATGAACAACGTCATCAGCTACTGCAAGGACTTCATCAAGTCCTCCCTGGAGATCAGTGCCAAAGAGGATGATGTCCGCTACCTCAGCTTGTCTGAGAACAGCTATCCTCAGGGGGGTAGGGAGGACAACGCCATAGACCACCAAGCAGCCACCTCCATCAgccctccctctgccctctggACCCACGACAGCTCCAGGCCCCAGTCCTCCAGGTACCTGGTGAAGGAGTTGGACCTGGATGCTGCAGTCCTAAAGCAGGATCTCAGCTCGCCTCCGCCCAGCCAGCAGCACAGCCCTGAGGTGGAGGTGTTGCCGGATGCAGAGGAGCCCCAGTTTGCCCGGCCTCGTGCGGAGCGCAGACGGAAAGGGGCTGGCAAGAGGAAACCCTACTGCATGCGCTCCTCAACAGATGAGGCCCTGGCCATACAAGAGGCCCGGTCACAAACGGCACAGAAGGCAGATGAACTGTATGCCACTCTACCTACCATTGTGGGTGTTGTGGGACTCTTTAACAAAG ACCCTAACCCCTCCATGCGCTTCAAGTGCCCGTTCTGCACTCACACGGTCAAGAGGAAGGCAGACCTGAAGAGGCACCTGCGCTGTCACACGGGCGAGCGGCCGTATCCCTGCCAGGCCTGCAACAAACGCTTCACCCGCCTGGAGCACCTTCGCAGCCACTTCGAGACG ATCCATCAGGCCAGGAAGCTGGTGTGCAGGAAGTGTAAGCGTCAGGTGACAGAGCAGAGTGGGCGGGTAGTGTGTGAGGGCTTGCGGCGCTACCGAATGTGTACTGAGTGTATCCAGGAGACGGGCTGTGAGGATCTGCCTATCGATGGCCTGGAGGGGGCTAGCGAGGAGCCTACCCTGCTGCTGGGGGTGgacggggaggaggaggatggagacacACAGAGGAGTTGGCTGGTAACCGATGATGACGACCTGGCAGAAGACTCAGGAGCTGACCTTATCATACAGGAAGTGGAAGACAGCGATGAGGAGCTTCAGTGA